One genomic region from Methanobacterium sp. encodes:
- the hacB gene encoding homoaconitase small subunit yields the protein MKGKVWKFGNDIDTDLILPGRYLVLRDPEDLAEHVMEGADPEFSKKVKSGDIIVGGTNFGCGSSREHAPIAIKGAGISVVVAESFARIFYRNAINIGLPLIEVKDISKDVSEGDEIEINMEEGILKNLNTGKEFKIKGLPEFMLEILNEGGLIPYLKDKVDEIKQ from the coding sequence ATGAAAGGAAAAGTATGGAAATTTGGCAATGACATTGATACTGACCTTATTCTCCCTGGAAGATATCTGGTTTTAAGAGATCCTGAAGACCTTGCAGAGCATGTTATGGAGGGAGCAGACCCTGAATTTTCAAAAAAAGTTAAATCTGGCGATATAATCGTTGGAGGCACTAATTTTGGCTGTGGTTCATCAAGAGAACATGCCCCAATCGCAATTAAGGGTGCGGGTATTTCTGTAGTGGTTGCAGAGTCATTTGCAAGAATATTTTATAGAAATGCAATAAATATAGGCCTTCCACTTATAGAAGTTAAAGATATCTCCAAAGATGTTTCTGAAGGAGATGAAATAGAAATTAATATGGAAGAAGGTATTTTAAAGAATCTTAATACAGGTAAAGAGTTTAAAATAAAAGGATTACCCGAATTCATGCTTGAAATATTGAATGAGGGTGGATTAATTCCGTATCTAAAGGATAAAGTGGATGAAATTAAACAATAA